The Hymenobacter sp. GOD-10R genome includes a window with the following:
- a CDS encoding D-TA family PLP-dependent enzyme codes for MEEWFSVADADALDTPALVVYPDRVQHNLAQLVASIDEVGRLRPHVKTHKSQEAVRLTMEAGISKFKCATIAEAEMLGLCGAPDVLLAYQPIGPKAARFVQVIKHYPQTKFSCLIDTYAAAQHLNNLAAASELTVSVFIDLNVGMNRSGIAPAAAFALYQQCVSLANLQIMGLHAYDGHIRDEDLALRTEHCNSAFALVEELADQLRSTGFDPIIVAGGSPTFPIHAARQGVECSPGTFIYWDSGYGNVCKEQPYWPAALVLSRVISLPDATKICVDLGHKSIAAESPLDKRITFLNAPALRPIGQSEEHLVLEAGPNHGYKVGDLLYGLPYHICPTVALYERAITIQNQAPAGEWKTIARDRKINL; via the coding sequence ATGGAAGAGTGGTTCAGCGTCGCGGACGCCGATGCGCTAGATACGCCTGCGCTAGTCGTGTACCCCGATCGGGTGCAGCACAACTTGGCGCAACTGGTAGCTAGCATTGATGAGGTGGGCCGGCTGCGGCCCCACGTGAAAACGCACAAAAGCCAAGAGGCCGTGCGCCTGACGATGGAGGCTGGTATCAGCAAGTTTAAGTGCGCCACCATTGCCGAAGCTGAAATGCTAGGTCTCTGCGGAGCACCCGACGTGCTGCTGGCCTACCAGCCCATTGGCCCCAAAGCCGCGCGCTTTGTGCAGGTAATCAAGCACTACCCGCAAACCAAGTTTTCCTGCCTCATTGATACCTACGCTGCAGCGCAGCACCTGAACAACTTGGCCGCAGCGAGCGAACTGACCGTTTCCGTGTTCATCGACTTGAACGTGGGCATGAACCGCTCGGGCATTGCCCCAGCCGCGGCATTTGCCTTGTATCAGCAGTGTGTTAGCCTCGCAAATCTGCAAATCATGGGCTTGCACGCCTACGATGGGCACATTCGCGACGAAGACCTAGCCTTGCGCACGGAGCATTGCAACAGCGCCTTTGCCCTGGTGGAAGAGCTAGCCGATCAGCTACGCAGCACTGGTTTTGACCCTATCATTGTGGCCGGCGGCAGTCCCACGTTCCCCATCCACGCCGCCCGTCAAGGGGTGGAATGCAGCCCCGGCACCTTCATCTACTGGGACAGTGGCTACGGTAACGTGTGCAAAGAGCAACCATACTGGCCGGCTGCCTTAGTGCTGAGTCGGGTCATTTCCTTGCCCGATGCCACCAAGATTTGCGTGGACCTAGGTCATAAGTCCATTGCTGCGGAAAGTCCGCTGGATAAGCGCATCACCTTCCTAAATGCGCCGGCGCTTCGGCCCATCGGGCAGAGCGAAGAGCACTTGGTGCTGGAGGCCGGACCAAATCACGGGTATAAAGTGGGCGACCTACTTTACGGCTTGCCCTACCACATTTGCCCCACCGTCGCCTTGTACGAGCGGGCCATTACTATCCAAAACCAAGCGCCCGCGGGGGAATGGAAAACCATTGCCCGCGACCGAAAAATCAACTTATAG
- a CDS encoding DNA/RNA non-specific endonuclease yields the protein MSSAWLGSAERQDNFSADNSLPSGWYRVTMSSYTGSGFDRGHNCPSADRTGFIEDNSATFLMTNMMPQGPPTTTSARR from the coding sequence CTGAGTAGCGCTTGGCTCGGCTCGGCGGAACGCCAGGATAACTTCTCAGCAGACAACAGCTTGCCATCTGGTTGGTACCGCGTGACCATGAGCAGCTACACGGGTTCGGGTTTTGACCGCGGACATAATTGCCCTTCCGCTGACCGCACGGGATTCATTGAGGACAACTCGGCCACGTTCCTGATGACGAACATGATGCCGCAGGGGCCCCCAACAACAACCAGCGCACGTAGGTAG
- a CDS encoding dipeptidase: MLIVDAHLDLSMNALEWNRDLTQPIVAINAREAGLTDKPDRGKAVVSLLELRKGNIGLVVATQIARFVAPDNPLPGWHSPAQAWAQTQGQLAWYKAMEAAGEMVQVNNLATLEQHLALWADGTPTEGKPVGYILSLEGADSLITVGHLEQAYQSGLRAVGPAHYGPGRYAQGTDATGFMGPAGHELLKEMERLNIILDATHLCDDSFWEALDHFNGPVWASHNNCRALVNHNRQYSDDQIKALIERGAVIGAALDAWMMVPNWVKGESTPRDMTCNLEVMIDHIDHICQLAGNTLHVGLGTDLDGAFGREQCPYDLETIADLQKIPILLAKRGYTAQDIENMMHGNWLRFIRKVWQ, encoded by the coding sequence ATGCTAATAGTAGATGCTCACCTCGACTTGAGCATGAACGCGCTAGAGTGGAACCGCGACTTGACCCAACCCATAGTGGCCATCAATGCCCGCGAAGCCGGCCTAACCGATAAACCCGACCGTGGCAAAGCGGTGGTGAGTCTGCTCGAACTGCGCAAGGGTAACATAGGCTTAGTGGTAGCCACGCAAATTGCCCGCTTCGTTGCGCCCGATAATCCCTTGCCGGGTTGGCATTCGCCTGCGCAGGCTTGGGCCCAAACGCAGGGCCAGCTAGCTTGGTACAAGGCCATGGAAGCGGCCGGCGAAATGGTGCAGGTAAACAACCTAGCCACGCTAGAGCAGCACCTAGCTTTGTGGGCCGATGGCACTCCCACCGAAGGCAAACCCGTCGGCTACATCCTCAGCTTAGAGGGCGCTGACTCTCTGATTACCGTGGGGCACTTGGAACAGGCTTACCAATCTGGCCTACGGGCAGTAGGTCCCGCGCACTACGGTCCCGGTCGCTACGCGCAGGGTACCGATGCCACCGGCTTCATGGGCCCAGCTGGCCACGAACTGCTGAAAGAAATGGAGCGTCTAAACATAATCCTCGACGCCACTCACTTGTGCGACGACAGCTTCTGGGAAGCCCTGGACCACTTCAACGGACCCGTATGGGCAAGCCACAACAACTGCCGGGCGCTGGTAAACCACAACCGTCAATACAGCGACGACCAAATCAAAGCCCTGATTGAGCGCGGCGCCGTGATTGGTGCTGCTTTAGACGCCTGGATGATGGTTCCCAATTGGGTGAAAGGTGAATCGACCCCGCGGGACATGACCTGCAATTTGGAAGTAATGATCGACCATATCGACCACATCTGCCAACTCGCCGGTAACACGTTGCACGTAGGCCTAGGTACTGACCTAGATGGAGCCTTCGGGCGGGAGCAATGCCCATACGATTTGGAAACTATTGCTGATCTGCAAAAGATACCGATTCTACTAGCCAAGCGTGGGTACACTGCGCAAGACATCGAGAACATGATGCATGGCAATTGGCTGCGGTTTATAAGAAAAGTGTGGCAGTAA
- a CDS encoding RidA family protein has product MATPEENFAQTGLNLPPAPAPLGVYKPCLIDGNYLYVSGHGTVQDDKSLIIGRIGETLDIEEGKLAARQVGLAILSTIVANLGSLNKVKRVIKVLGMVNCTPDFERHPYVINGCSELFAQVWGPENGIGVRSAVGFGSLPDNIPVEIEALFELA; this is encoded by the coding sequence ATGGCTACTCCCGAAGAAAACTTCGCCCAAACGGGCCTCAACTTGCCTCCCGCTCCCGCGCCGCTCGGCGTGTACAAACCTTGCTTGATCGACGGCAACTACCTCTACGTTTCGGGTCATGGGACCGTGCAAGACGATAAAAGCCTGATTATCGGCCGCATCGGCGAAACCCTCGATATTGAGGAAGGCAAGCTGGCCGCCCGGCAAGTGGGCCTAGCTATCCTCTCAACCATCGTGGCCAACCTAGGTAGCCTTAACAAGGTCAAGCGCGTGATCAAAGTGCTCGGCATGGTAAACTGCACCCCCGATTTTGAGCGGCACCCCTACGTTATTAACGGCTGTAGCGAACTGTTTGCGCAGGTGTGGGGCCCCGAAAACGGTATTGGTGTGCGCAGCGCCGTAGGCTTTGGCTCCCTGCCCGACAACATTCCGGTGGAAATTGAGGCGCTTTTCGAGCTAGCCTAG
- a CDS encoding Abi-alpha family protein: MPLVELSTALVAAGSGIVVPFVNKVLEKTASRVGDSFDAQLVTLFTKAHDFLTASGHEANPVEPKIIAPIVQAARLETDPDLIDKWAALLANAASGQVDILVQPSFAEVLRQLTPTQVRILDRIYQQVDPSIEAGEDWQPGIEVSAIREELQLTFFDFQLCMGNLLRLSLCTEYEAKNAATLGKVAPGTKKVDPTIFGYAFVKACTPPQLTV; the protein is encoded by the coding sequence ATGCCTTTAGTAGAACTTTCCACCGCCTTAGTAGCTGCTGGCAGTGGCATTGTGGTACCATTCGTCAATAAGGTATTAGAGAAGACAGCTAGCCGTGTAGGAGATAGCTTCGATGCGCAACTAGTTACACTCTTTACCAAGGCGCATGATTTCTTAACTGCTAGTGGGCATGAGGCCAACCCTGTCGAGCCTAAAATTATTGCTCCTATTGTGCAGGCGGCTAGACTTGAAACGGATCCTGATTTGATAGATAAATGGGCCGCTTTACTGGCTAATGCTGCCAGCGGTCAAGTTGATATACTAGTTCAGCCTAGCTTCGCGGAAGTGCTGCGGCAACTTACTCCTACGCAGGTACGCATTTTGGATAGGATCTATCAACAGGTCGATCCATCTATTGAAGCAGGAGAGGACTGGCAGCCAGGGATTGAAGTTAGTGCTATTCGAGAAGAGCTTCAACTCACTTTCTTTGACTTTCAGCTGTGTATGGGCAATCTGTTGCGCCTCAGCCTTTGTACTGAGTATGAAGCTAAAAATGCAGCTACCTTAGGCAAGGTGGCCCCGGGGACTAAGAAAGTTGACCCTACCATTTTTGGTTATGCATTCGTAAAGGCATGCACCCCACCACAACTGACAGTGTAG
- a CDS encoding gluconate:H+ symporter: MTLAIVLLCIVALIVLISAFKINAFTAFLIISLLAGVLLGMPLANIPKSIEKGIGDTLGSLVMILCLGAMLGKLLAESGAAQKVAAALMRAFGPKYIQWAMVVAGFVIGIPLYYGVGFVLMVPLIFSIVYQYRLPAIYLGLPMLSALSVTHGFLPPHPSPSALVVQFHANMGLTLLYGLAVAVPTIIVAGPLFAQTLKKIEAHPLETFVSMPAATAHEPGTANSFFTALLPVLLLMVAALFPLLSNNPQFHNVVTLFGQPSVVMLLAVVYATYSLGLRSGRSMTQVMTIYGDAIKDISMILLIIGASGALKQVLTDSGASNEIAGLLQHVALPPLVLGWLMAAILRACVGSATVAGLTTAGLIGPLLAQTHTNPNLMVLAVGAGSLMFSHVNDSGFWMFKEYFNISVKDTLRSWSVMEALVGTVGLVGVLVLNELVTY, translated from the coding sequence ATGACCCTAGCTATTGTGCTGCTCTGCATTGTCGCCCTTATCGTCCTGATATCGGCCTTCAAGATCAATGCGTTTACTGCCTTTCTGATTATCTCCCTGCTTGCCGGCGTGTTGCTGGGCATGCCGCTGGCCAACATTCCGAAGTCCATCGAGAAAGGCATCGGCGACACGCTCGGGTCTTTGGTCATGATTCTGTGCCTAGGAGCCATGCTGGGCAAGCTGCTCGCCGAAAGCGGGGCCGCCCAGAAAGTAGCAGCGGCGCTGATGCGGGCGTTTGGTCCCAAGTACATTCAGTGGGCCATGGTGGTCGCGGGCTTCGTGATTGGCATTCCGCTCTACTACGGCGTCGGTTTTGTGCTCATGGTGCCGCTGATCTTCTCCATCGTGTACCAGTACCGGTTGCCGGCCATCTACCTAGGTCTGCCCATGCTCTCGGCCTTATCCGTCACGCACGGGTTTCTGCCCCCGCACCCTTCGCCTTCGGCGCTGGTGGTGCAGTTTCACGCCAACATGGGCCTGACGCTGCTCTACGGCCTAGCCGTTGCCGTGCCCACAATCATCGTTGCCGGGCCACTATTTGCCCAAACCTTGAAAAAGATCGAGGCGCACCCGCTGGAAACCTTTGTCTCGATGCCTGCCGCTACGGCTCACGAACCAGGCACGGCCAACAGCTTCTTCACGGCCTTGCTTCCCGTGCTGCTGCTGATGGTGGCGGCGCTCTTTCCGTTGCTGTCCAACAACCCGCAGTTTCATAATGTAGTGACGCTCTTTGGGCAACCTTCCGTAGTGATGCTGCTGGCCGTGGTCTACGCCACGTACTCGCTCGGGCTCCGGTCGGGCCGCAGCATGACGCAGGTCATGACAATTTACGGCGATGCCATCAAAGACATCAGCATGATCTTGCTGATCATTGGAGCATCGGGGGCGCTCAAGCAGGTGCTCACTGACAGCGGCGCTAGCAACGAAATAGCCGGCTTGCTCCAACACGTAGCCTTGCCGCCGCTGGTGCTCGGCTGGCTCATGGCCGCCATCCTGCGAGCGTGCGTGGGCTCGGCCACCGTGGCAGGCCTCACCACAGCCGGCCTGATCGGGCCGTTGCTAGCCCAAACCCACACCAACCCCAACCTGATGGTGCTAGCCGTAGGCGCGGGCAGCCTGATGTTCTCGCACGTCAACGACTCCGGTTTCTGGATGTTCAAAGAGTATTTCAATATCAGCGTGAAAGACACCCTGCGCTCGTGGTCCGTCATGGAAGCCTTGGTCGGCACCGTCGGGCTCGTGGGCGTTTTAGTTCTGAATGAGCTTGTTACCTATTGA
- a CDS encoding family 20 glycosylhydrolase: protein MQRKPLLGARRWASLFHLAFCCLALVRVSGAQQATAKPVLPLIPQPVQVSTNQQTFTLTSQTGLFVGKDIAPSKATSFQEYVRKVSSINLKLAKQAVDNTISLQLDSLTVTQKEGYKLVVGAKRITLTGHDEAGVFYGLQTLSQLVKPSSAASVQLPGCTITDYPRFAYRGMHLDVSRHMFPVSTLKKWLDVLAFYKINTFHWHLTDDQGWRIEIKKYPRLQSVAAYRNETLIGHKRELPHRFDGKRYGGYYTQEEVKDIVRYAAERHITVIPEIEMPGHASAALTAYPELGCTGGPYHTATFWGVFDDVYCAGNDATFTFLTGVLDEVVALFPNSYIHIGGDECPKTRWQACPKCQKRIKDEHLRDERELQSYFIRRISQYLASKNRQLMGWDEILEGGLAAGATVMSWTGEQGGIEAAKLGHHVVMTPEKQVYLDYYQSLYPADSLAAGGYTPLSKIYRYEPVPAVLTAAQARYVLGVQANVWTEYMPNASKAEYMMFPRLLALAEIAWSPKATRDYNSFLSRTRAHDQRLQAMHVAPARSYDWITDSTWAGQNGLPMLRLNSTAKGEIRFTTDGSEPTSQSQRYQAPLLIEKSSLVKAAVFEGKTRVQPVYSKQLTISKATGKPVMLANRPASNYNPGTTWALVNGVAGSNRYNDGQWFGFSGTDLVATLDLGSSQQISNLGANVLNYHWQKMWAPTELVFSVSTDGVSYQDVYRQTQFPVNGINPVRATIAPVSARYVKIRAVNQGTIPAGEYGAGGKAWLLVDELLVN, encoded by the coding sequence TTGCAGCGAAAACCACTCCTAGGCGCGAGACGATGGGCTAGCTTGTTCCACCTAGCTTTCTGCTGTCTAGCGCTAGTTCGGGTGAGCGGGGCACAACAGGCTACTGCCAAACCGGTGCTGCCGCTCATTCCGCAGCCAGTGCAGGTTTCGACCAACCAGCAGACGTTCACCCTTACGAGTCAAACCGGGCTGTTTGTGGGCAAAGACATTGCCCCGAGTAAGGCGACTTCCTTTCAAGAATACGTGCGGAAGGTGAGCAGCATCAACCTCAAGCTAGCTAAGCAAGCGGTTGATAATACCATCTCCTTGCAGCTCGATAGCCTCACGGTGACGCAGAAGGAAGGATATAAGTTGGTCGTCGGCGCGAAGCGGATAACCCTGACGGGGCACGACGAAGCAGGCGTTTTTTACGGTTTGCAAACCCTTAGTCAGCTCGTCAAACCTAGCTCGGCGGCCAGTGTGCAGCTGCCCGGCTGCACCATTACCGACTACCCGCGCTTTGCTTACCGCGGCATGCACCTGGATGTGAGCCGGCATATGTTCCCGGTCAGCACGCTGAAGAAATGGCTAGATGTGTTGGCCTTTTACAAGATCAACACTTTTCATTGGCACCTCACCGACGACCAAGGTTGGCGCATTGAAATCAAGAAGTACCCGCGCCTGCAAAGCGTGGCGGCTTACCGCAACGAAACCCTGATCGGCCACAAAAGAGAGCTGCCGCACCGCTTCGATGGGAAGCGCTACGGCGGCTACTACACGCAGGAGGAGGTGAAAGACATTGTACGCTACGCCGCCGAGCGCCACATCACCGTTATCCCCGAAATCGAAATGCCCGGCCACGCCTCGGCGGCGCTGACGGCCTACCCCGAGCTAGGCTGCACGGGCGGGCCGTACCACACTGCCACCTTTTGGGGCGTGTTTGATGATGTGTATTGCGCCGGCAACGACGCTACCTTCACCTTCCTGACGGGTGTGCTGGACGAGGTAGTGGCGCTGTTTCCCAACTCTTACATCCATATCGGCGGCGACGAGTGCCCGAAGACACGCTGGCAAGCCTGCCCGAAGTGCCAGAAGCGCATCAAAGACGAGCACTTGCGCGACGAGCGGGAGCTACAGAGCTATTTCATCCGGCGCATCAGCCAGTACCTAGCTTCCAAGAACCGGCAGCTCATGGGCTGGGATGAAATCCTGGAAGGCGGCTTGGCGGCCGGTGCCACGGTGATGAGCTGGACCGGCGAGCAAGGCGGCATCGAAGCGGCCAAGCTAGGTCACCACGTCGTGATGACGCCCGAAAAGCAGGTGTACTTGGATTACTACCAGTCGCTGTACCCTGCCGATTCGCTAGCGGCAGGTGGCTACACGCCCCTCAGTAAGATCTACCGCTACGAGCCCGTGCCCGCCGTGCTGACGGCCGCGCAGGCCCGCTACGTGCTAGGCGTGCAAGCTAACGTCTGGACCGAGTACATGCCCAACGCGAGCAAAGCGGAGTACATGATGTTTCCCCGCCTACTCGCCCTGGCCGAAATAGCGTGGTCGCCGAAAGCAACGCGCGACTACAATTCGTTCTTAAGCCGCACCCGCGCCCACGATCAGCGGCTACAAGCCATGCACGTAGCGCCCGCCCGCAGCTACGATTGGATAACGGATTCCACCTGGGCCGGCCAGAACGGGCTTCCCATGCTTCGGCTTAACTCTACAGCCAAGGGAGAAATTCGTTTTACCACCGATGGCAGTGAACCCACTAGTCAAAGCCAACGGTACCAAGCGCCTTTGCTCATTGAGAAAAGCAGCTTGGTGAAGGCCGCGGTATTTGAGGGAAAGACCCGCGTGCAACCGGTCTATAGCAAGCAACTGACTATTAGCAAAGCCACTGGCAAACCCGTCATGTTGGCAAACCGACCGGCTAGCAACTACAACCCCGGTACTACTTGGGCTCTGGTGAACGGCGTGGCGGGCAGCAACCGCTACAACGACGGTCAATGGTTCGGCTTCAGCGGCACGGACCTGGTGGCGACCCTAGACCTAGGTTCTTCGCAGCAGATAAGTAACTTGGGCGCCAACGTACTGAACTATCACTGGCAAAAAATGTGGGCGCCGACTGAATTGGTGTTCTCGGTTTCGACGGACGGGGTGAGTTACCAAGACGTCTACCGGCAAACCCAATTTCCGGTGAACGGCATCAACCCGGTGCGCGCCACCATTGCGCCTGTGTCAGCTCGCTACGTCAAGATCAGAGCGGTCAACCAAGGTACGATTCCCGCCGGCGAGTACGGCGCGGGCGGCAAGGCCTGGCTGCTAGTCGATGAGCTGCTTGTAAACTAA